The Candidatus Margulisiibacteriota bacterium genome contains the following window.
ATCTCAACTCCCGCAAACAATCGACAAGCTTCTTGGTATAGGCATCTCGCGGGTGGTCAAAAATTGTCCGCGTTTCCCCGGCTTCAACGATCTTCCCTTTATGCATCACCACCACCCGATCGCAGAGTTCTTTAATGATCCCAAAGTTATGCGTAATATAAATTATCGACAAATTAAATTGGGCTTTGATCTCCCGGAGCAAAGCCAGGATCTCCGCTTGGATCGTCACGTCCAGGGCGGTCGTCGGCTCGTCGGCAATCAGGATCTCCGGCCGGCAGGCGAGCGCCATGGCAATAACGACCCGTTGCCGCATTCCGCCGGAAAATTGATGGGGATAATCATCGATCCGGGCGGGGTCGATCTTGACGGCTCGAAGCGCTTCAACCGCTTTTCCCCTCGCCTCTCTCCGGGTCGCTCTCTGGTGCAGGATAATCGACTCCATGATCTGTTCACCGATTGTCAGGACCGGATTTAGGGCGGCGAACGGGTCCTGAAAAACCATGGCGATCTTCGCCCCTCTTAACCGGCGCAATTCATCTTCCGGTAAAAGGAGGAGATCACGGCCGTTAAGCAAAATCTCTCCGCCGACAATCTTCCCCGGTTGGTCAACCAAACGCAACAAAGCATAGCCCAAAGTCGATTTCCCCGACCCAGACTCACCCAGTACCCCCAGGATTTCCCCTTCTTTCAGGTCAAAGCTAACTCCGGCAACCGCCTTCACGGTCCCTTCGTCAACGTAGTAATTAACCGACAAATTTTTAACTTCCAGCATTCCGTTCCTTAGGGCTCAACGTCTCCCTGATCCCTTCGCCAATAAAATAGAGGGAAAGGACCGTAATCATGATCAACAACCCGGGAATCACCGCCATCCAGGGGGCATCGCGCATGTACGCTTGAGAATCCATCAACATGTTCCCCCAGGAAGAGATGGGCGGCTGAACCCCCATCCCTAAAAATGAGAGGGCCGATTCGGTGAGGATCGCTCCGGCCATCCCCAGGGTCGCGGCGACAATGATCGGCCCCTGGGCGTTGGGAAGCATGTGGCGGAAGATTATCCTCAAATCGCTGCAACCGATCGCCCGGGCCGCTTCCACATATTGGAGTTGGCGGATCCGGAGGAATTCCCCCCGGACTAAGCGGGCAACACCCATCCAGGAGGTCAGGCCGATCACGACCATAACGTTGTAGATATTCGGGGTCAGCATCGACTGTATCGCCAGGATCAGAAAGATCGACGGGAAAGCGAACATCACATCGACCGTCCGCATGATCAAGCCATCGACCCAGCCGCCATAGTAACCGGCGACCGCGCCGGCCAATGTTCCAAGGAGTAGAGAGATCACGACCGCAACTATCCCGACAGTTAAAGAGATCTGAGCCCCATAAAGGGAACGGCTCAAAAGATCCCGCCCCAGGTCATCGGTCCCAAAGAGGTGTTGCGATGACGGGGCAGTCGCCCCAACCGAAGAGATCTCGTCCGGCGAATACGGAGCGATCACCGGCGCTAAAATCGCTAGGCTGAAAAACAGCCCCATTACTATCAAGCCAAACCTGGCCGCTTTATTTTTTCCCATATCTAATCCTTGGATCGACGATCGCGTAGGCGATGTCGGCCAGGAGATTGCCAACGATAATCAAGATTGCGGAGACCATAACGATCCCCATGATCGTCGGATAGTTCCGCTGGAAGATCGCCTGGACCCCCAGCCGCCCCATCCCCGGCCAGGCAAAGATCGTTTCGATCACGAAGGCGCCACCGAAAAGGTCGGGAAGCGATAAGCCAAGGATTGTAATCGTCGGCAAGAGGGCATTGCGCAAAGCATGTTTGAAGATCACCAGCCGCTCCGGTAACCCTTTGGCCCGGGCGACCCGAATGTACTCTTGATTAAGGACTTCGAGCATCGCTCCCCGCTGGTAGCGAGTTAGCCCGGCCAAACTCCCAATCGTCATCGTAATTAACGGCAAAGCCAGGTTTCCTACCGCCGGCAACCAATGCAATTGGACTGAAAAAACCAGCATCAGCATCAAACCGAGCCAAAAAGTCGGGATCGCCATCCCGGCAAAGGAGAAAAAGGTAAAAAGATTATCGAACCAGGAGTTTTTACGGACCGCCGAGATAACTCCGACCGGAATTGTGATCAGCAGGGTTAAAATAAAAGAGGGAATCATCAATAACAAGGTCATGGGGAGCCGCTCCCCGATCTCGGCAATGACCGGGAGGCCGGTCGTGTAGCTCCGGCCAAAATCAAGCAGGAGAGCGTTCTTTAGCCAGACCAGGTATTGGATAAAAAGCGGCTGATCGAGCCCCCAATTCGCCCTGACCCTGGCTAATTCAACCGGGTCAATGTTGGGGTCGATAAAAAGAGCGGTCGGGTCGCCGGGCGCGAGGTGCATGACCAGAAAAGAGAGGAAAGAGATCCCTAGTAAAAGAGGAATCAATTGTAAGAGCCGGTTAATAATGAATTTGCGCATCTACCGACAATTGTAAACTAACCGTCTGGCCGGCGCAAACCGCATTTCACTCCTGATTCCCGTTTAAAACTGCCATCATTTTTTGGGAATTATGCCAGTTGGCCATAAAAGAACCGACTTGGGCGGTATTCTTCAAATAACTTTCCGCGAAGGCTTTCAAGAATAGATCAAAGGAATAGGCGTCCCATTCCCTTCCTAATAATCCCCGGTCCAACCCCCACAAAAAATTGCCGGTCGGCGGGTAAATTCCCCCAAAAATCCTGTAGATATCTAAAAACGCTGAAAACAGACTTTGTTCTTCGGCTGATTTTTTCCCTTCCCCCCAATCTTCATATAATTGAGCGAGTTCTGCCCCTCTTTTAACTGTTCCCAAGTCAAGCAGGTTACCGTTAATTTCAACGTTGCCAACGTGGCAATAAGATAATATTCCTTTAAAATAATTTCCCATACTCCGATAACCGACATTGAAACAGCCATTGGCGTGTAATTTCGCCAGCTGTCCACCCAGCCGACCGGCCGTCTGTTGCAAAAATGTTTCCAGGGATAGTTTCTGCCACCGGCTAAAATGGCAAAGATCAGCCAACGGCCGGTCCAACCGCAACCAGGGGAAAAAGGCTTCCCCTTCCCTGACCAGCTGGCCAAAGCCAAGGTGTCTCCCCCAAGCGTCCTCCCCCTCACCCAGTGGAGTAAACTGACTATCAATCGCGCCAATTTCCCGCAAACATTCCGCTTCCCTTTCACCTTTGACCGCTTCCAAAAAACCGTACGGTTCCTGCGACTGATCGTGAACACCCGCACTCTTAAGATATGAGGAAGGAAGGGTTTCCCCTTTGAACTCGCTAACGGCGCCATTATCCCAAATTATTACCATCGCCCTGTCGCTCTGGCTGGGAAAGGCTATCGTGTGGAGATGCTCTTGTGCCAGCTTCTCGGGGGCAAGCGCTTCCCAATACAACGGATCGGTGAGTGCCAGCCGCTTTTCCGGCTGGAAATAGATCTCCCGTGGCAAACAGGATCGGCCAAAAGGAGCGGCCAAGAATTCGGGAAACGGTTTCCCCTGATGCGCTTCGGCAACGCGTCCCGCCATCGCCTGGCGGGCAGCCTGGTCGTTAAATTCGATTTTTTTATATAGCTCAACCGCTCTTTCCCCAGAAAGGCGGCAACTCCTGGCAATCATAAATAATTTTCGGCTAATAAACGGGGGGATTTCAGCTGAATTGAAGGAAGAAAAAACCTTCTTACTTTTTGAGATAAACTTTTTCGAGATGGACAAACAACCCGGCCGGCCCCGGCTTGGACAGTCCGCCGACCCGCTCGCGGACCCCGACTATTGCCTTCGGGTACCAGAGAAAGATATACGGCTGGTCGGCGGCAATCTCCTGCCAGATCTGGGCATAGATCTTCTTGCGGCCGCTCCGGTCGATCGTGGTTCGTCCGGCTTTTAAGAATTCGTCAACTTTTTTATTATTATACTTATTGAAGTTAAACCCGGCCGGGTATTGGCTCGAATGCCAGATCGAATAGGCGTCCGGATCGAGCCCCAGCGACCAGCCCATTAAGACCGCTTCAAAATCTTTCGGTCCTTTCGGCGCGTTGATGATCTTGAGGAGTGCCGACCATTCCAGTAAACGAACTTTAACGTTGACCCCAACCTTCTTATATTGCTGTTGTAAGATAACTGCCGCTTTTTCCCGCTCTTTATTTCCCTGGTTGGCCAGGATCGTAAATTCGAGGTTCTTAACCCCGGCCTCTTTCAGCAACTGCTTCGCTTTTTCCGGATTGAATTCGTATTTTGGCACATTGCTATTATAAGCCCAGGAGATCGGAGCCGAAGGAGCGTACGCTGGGGTCGCGAGCCCTTTATGGATCAGATCGACCAGTTGTTTTTTGTCGGTCGCGTAAGCCAGCGCCTGGCGGACCCGGCGATCGGTAAACTTAGGATTAGCTAAATTGAAGCCAAGATAGGTATATTGCAAGACCGGGTAGTCGTAGACATTGATCCCCGGTTTAGCTTTGATCCGCTGGTAATCCTTAGGCGGGATCCCCGCCTCGTCGATCTCATCGGCTTCCAGGGCGACCAGCTGTGAATTCTCGTCCGGGATCATTTTAAAGTTGATCCCGGCCAATTTAGGAGCGCCACGGAAATAATCTTGATTACGGACCACCGTCACGTGATCGCCGGAAACCCACTCCTTGAACTTAAAAGGCCCGGTCCCGACCGGATACCGGTTAAAGTCAGCCGTATTAAGGTCTTTTCCAGCCAGCAGGTGTTTAGGAATGATCCCCATCCCCATTCTGACCAAAAAAGGAGCAAAGGGAACGGGCAAAACGGCCTGAAAAGTGTATTTATCAAGCGCCTGGAACCTGATCGGCCGGCCGTCGATCATAAAATCGCTCCGGCGGACCGAATTCACCTTTGGGTTAAGGATCGCGTTGTAGGTAAAGACAACGTCATCGGCCGTAAATGGGGCCCCGTCATGCCACTTTACGTCGGGCCGCAGTTTAAAGGTCCAAACCTTACCATCTTTTGAAGTCTGCCAGGAGGCGGCCAGGTCGGGCTCAACTTCGAGCTTCTCATTAAAAGTCACCAGGCCGTTGAACATCGTATCTTCAACCGCCGCCGAGACGTTGTCGGTCGAGAGGATCGGATTAAGGATCGAGACTTCGCCATTCAGGCTGGAACGGAGAAAAGCATTCGGATCGTAATCAATAGCCGTGGCCAACCCAGCCAGCAGCAAACTACAAATTAGTAAGCTCAAGTAATTTCGCAAGGCCATTCCTTTTATATCCAATTATTGAGTACGTCCCGGTCGTCTCGTCGTAACCGTAAATAATTTTCCCGGCCCGGTCGCCATCCTGGTATTCTTTCCCGGTAAAGGGATTTTTCGGGACCGCGGCAATATAATCACCGCTCATCAGGTAATTCTCGCAAAGCGACCTGACCCCGATATCTTTTCCCAACGGATAAACATTATTTTCCAAATGATAAGCTTCGACCGCCAACTGAACGGTATGCATGACCCCCTTGACCGCCGCTTCTTTCCCTTTGTCGCGCGCGCCCAAAAGATTTGGGACCAGAAAGACCGACAACAAGCCGATGATCCCGATCACGATCAATATTTCGACGAGAGTAAACCCATTTCTATTTTTCATTCTCTTCACCTCCCAGTATTATAGATTGGCCTCTCTGAAACTGCAATCAACTTAGGGCGGCAACCAGCTTCAGCAAAGGCAGAAAAAGGGCCAAGACGATAAAGGCAACCAACCCGC
Protein-coding sequences here:
- a CDS encoding ABC transporter permease, translated to MGKNKAARFGLIVMGLFFSLAILAPVIAPYSPDEISSVGATAPSSQHLFGTDDLGRDLLSRSLYGAQISLTVGIVAVVISLLLGTLAGAVAGYYGGWVDGLIMRTVDVMFAFPSIFLILAIQSMLTPNIYNVMVVIGLTSWMGVARLVRGEFLRIRQLQYVEAARAIGCSDLRIIFRHMLPNAQGPIIVAATLGMAGAILTESALSFLGMGVQPPISSWGNMLMDSQAYMRDAPWMAVIPGLLIMITVLSLYFIGEGIRETLSPKERNAGS
- a CDS encoding ABC transporter permease, coding for MRKFIINRLLQLIPLLLGISFLSFLVMHLAPGDPTALFIDPNIDPVELARVRANWGLDQPLFIQYLVWLKNALLLDFGRSYTTGLPVIAEIGERLPMTLLLMIPSFILTLLITIPVGVISAVRKNSWFDNLFTFFSFAGMAIPTFWLGLMLMLVFSVQLHWLPAVGNLALPLITMTIGSLAGLTRYQRGAMLEVLNQEYIRVARAKGLPERLVIFKHALRNALLPTITILGLSLPDLFGGAFVIETIFAWPGMGRLGVQAIFQRNYPTIMGIVMVSAILIIVGNLLADIAYAIVDPRIRYGKK
- a CDS encoding prepilin-type N-terminal cleavage/methylation domain-containing protein translates to MKNRNGFTLVEILIVIGIIGLLSVFLVPNLLGARDKGKEAAVKGVMHTVQLAVEAYHLENNVYPLGKDIGVRSLCENYLMSGDYIAAVPKNPFTGKEYQDGDRAGKIIYGYDETTGTYSIIGYKRNGLAKLLELTNL
- a CDS encoding ABC transporter ATP-binding protein; the encoded protein is MLEVKNLSVNYYVDEGTVKAVAGVSFDLKEGEILGVLGESGSGKSTLGYALLRLVDQPGKIVGGEILLNGRDLLLLPEDELRRLRGAKIAMVFQDPFAALNPVLTIGEQIMESIILHQRATRREARGKAVEALRAVKIDPARIDDYPHQFSGGMRQRVVIAMALACRPEILIADEPTTALDVTIQAEILALLREIKAQFNLSIIYITHNFGIIKELCDRVVVMHKGKIVEAGETRTIFDHPRDAYTKKLVDCLRELR
- a CDS encoding peptide-binding protein, with the protein product MSLLICSLLLAGLATAIDYDPNAFLRSSLNGEVSILNPILSTDNVSAAVEDTMFNGLVTFNEKLEVEPDLAASWQTSKDGKVWTFKLRPDVKWHDGAPFTADDVVFTYNAILNPKVNSVRRSDFMIDGRPIRFQALDKYTFQAVLPVPFAPFLVRMGMGIIPKHLLAGKDLNTADFNRYPVGTGPFKFKEWVSGDHVTVVRNQDYFRGAPKLAGINFKMIPDENSQLVALEADEIDEAGIPPKDYQRIKAKPGINVYDYPVLQYTYLGFNLANPKFTDRRVRQALAYATDKKQLVDLIHKGLATPAYAPSAPISWAYNSNVPKYEFNPEKAKQLLKEAGVKNLEFTILANQGNKEREKAAVILQQQYKKVGVNVKVRLLEWSALLKIINAPKGPKDFEAVLMGWSLGLDPDAYSIWHSSQYPAGFNFNKYNNKKVDEFLKAGRTTIDRSGRKKIYAQIWQEIAADQPYIFLWYPKAIVGVRERVGGLSKPGPAGLFVHLEKVYLKK